One genomic region from Planctomycetia bacterium encodes:
- a CDS encoding RimK family alpha-L-glutamate ligase, protein MRTAVLGSPDSWYLRDLQRAAAATGDELTAVPFDGLSASLGQGECDGETISAGGFDLRTFDAVLVRTMAPGSLEQVVFRMDALARLEALGVAVVNPPKAVEAAVDKYLTSARLQAAGLTTPRTIVCQSAAEALLAFEALGRDVVVKPIFGSEGRGIARLQDEAMAERAFRLLEGLNSVIYLQEFIHHDGFDLRLFVVGGRVLGMRRRNPHDWRTNCSRGAVAEPLELTDELVEQARRAAEAVGASLAGVDLLPLRDGRLAAIEVNAVPGWKALAQALDVDVARLVLEHVREQVGVRRAAVGCRA, encoded by the coding sequence ATGCGAACGGCAGTACTCGGATCGCCGGATAGTTGGTACTTGCGCGATCTTCAGCGCGCGGCGGCCGCGACGGGCGACGAGCTCACGGCGGTCCCTTTCGACGGCTTGAGCGCGAGCCTCGGCCAAGGAGAATGCGACGGCGAAACGATCTCCGCCGGCGGGTTCGACTTGCGCACGTTCGACGCGGTGCTCGTACGCACGATGGCGCCCGGTTCGTTGGAGCAGGTCGTGTTTCGGATGGACGCGCTGGCCCGACTCGAAGCGCTTGGGGTCGCCGTGGTGAACCCTCCGAAAGCGGTCGAAGCCGCGGTCGACAAGTATCTGACTTCGGCCCGACTGCAAGCCGCCGGGCTCACGACGCCGCGGACCATCGTTTGCCAATCCGCAGCCGAAGCGCTGCTCGCTTTCGAGGCGCTCGGGCGCGACGTCGTCGTGAAGCCGATCTTCGGCTCCGAAGGGCGAGGCATCGCCCGACTGCAAGACGAAGCGATGGCCGAGCGGGCTTTCCGACTGCTGGAAGGTCTGAATTCGGTCATCTATCTGCAGGAGTTCATCCATCACGACGGATTCGACCTGCGGCTGTTCGTCGTCGGGGGGCGCGTGCTCGGGATGCGGCGGCGCAACCCTCACGACTGGCGCACTAACTGCTCGCGCGGTGCCGTGGCGGAGCCGCTGGAACTGACGGACGAACTGGTGGAACAAGCTCGGCGCGCGGCCGAGGCGGTTGGGGCATCGCTCGCCGGCGTCGATCTGTTGCCGCTGCGCGATGGCCGGCTGGCGGCGATCGAAGTCAACGCCGTGCCGGGTTGGAAGGCGCTGGCGCAAGCGCTCGACGTCGATGTCGCCCGGTTAGTGCTGGAGCATGTACGCGAGCAAGTTGGCGTGCGCCGCGCCGCAGTCGGGTGTCGGGCATGA
- a CDS encoding AMP-binding protein, with the protein MSSLPPLNTESSNVARRLAQYASEMVDVPAVVMTRRKLIPFGKRRYAVATFAELETDSDRIARGLREYGVVRGTRLALLVKPSIEFVTLVFALLKVGATSILIDPGMGRKNLLKCLADAEPEGFVAIPAAQAVRSFFRERFPRAQWNVTVGRKLYWDGITLDAVRALGEKAATSDDACAAMRAQDPAAIIFTTGSTGPPKGVLYSHGNFDRQVEEIRDGYGIRAGEVNVACFPLFGLFNAAMGVTTVVPRMDASRPAKVNPKNIINAVNDWRATQSFASPAVWDKVGRYCTTRGIRLPTLREAYSAGAPVPPKVIERMTACLADGGRLHTPYGATEALPVSTIASPEILGETAKAWAAGRGTCVGRAFPGIERRVIRIVDGPIADIAQTERLPVGEIGELIVRGAVVTASYATRTEANAQAKITDGETFWHRMGDTGYLDAQDRFWFCGRVAHRVRMATGTRYTDPCEGVFNQHSSVLRSALVGVGPIGEERPVIVCELVKGRTVRTSRLEAELREMARKNPITFGIVNFLFHPALPVDIRHNSKIFREKLAVWAAEKLGVPPRAEP; encoded by the coding sequence ATGAGTTCTCTGCCCCCGTTGAACACCGAATCGTCGAACGTGGCACGTCGGCTAGCGCAGTATGCGAGCGAGATGGTAGACGTGCCGGCCGTCGTGATGACGCGGCGCAAGCTGATCCCCTTCGGTAAGCGGCGCTATGCCGTAGCGACTTTCGCCGAGTTGGAAACCGATAGCGATCGGATTGCGCGCGGGTTGCGTGAGTACGGCGTCGTGCGTGGGACGCGACTTGCGCTGTTGGTGAAGCCGAGCATCGAGTTCGTGACGCTGGTCTTTGCATTATTGAAAGTCGGCGCGACGAGCATCTTGATCGATCCCGGCATGGGACGCAAAAATCTTTTGAAGTGCTTAGCCGACGCCGAGCCGGAGGGCTTCGTCGCGATTCCGGCGGCGCAGGCCGTACGGAGTTTCTTTCGTGAGCGCTTTCCTCGCGCGCAGTGGAATGTGACCGTCGGGCGAAAGTTGTATTGGGACGGCATCACGCTCGATGCCGTGCGGGCGCTGGGTGAGAAGGCCGCGACGAGCGACGACGCGTGCGCGGCGATGCGTGCGCAAGATCCGGCGGCGATCATCTTCACCACCGGCAGCACCGGCCCGCCGAAAGGTGTGTTGTATTCGCACGGCAACTTCGATCGTCAGGTCGAAGAAATTCGGGACGGCTACGGGATCCGCGCCGGCGAAGTAAACGTCGCGTGCTTTCCGCTGTTCGGCTTGTTCAATGCCGCGATGGGTGTGACGACCGTCGTTCCGCGCATGGATGCTTCACGCCCCGCGAAGGTGAACCCGAAGAACATCATCAACGCGGTGAACGATTGGCGCGCGACGCAATCGTTTGCCTCGCCGGCCGTGTGGGACAAGGTCGGCCGATATTGCACGACGCGCGGGATTCGTTTGCCGACCTTGCGCGAAGCCTACAGCGCGGGCGCTCCGGTACCGCCGAAAGTGATCGAACGAATGACCGCCTGCTTGGCCGATGGAGGTCGGCTTCACACTCCTTACGGCGCTACCGAAGCGTTGCCGGTATCGACGATCGCCTCGCCCGAGATTCTCGGTGAAACGGCGAAAGCCTGGGCTGCGGGACGCGGAACCTGCGTCGGCCGCGCGTTTCCCGGCATCGAGCGACGCGTGATCCGCATCGTCGACGGGCCGATCGCCGATATCGCACAGACCGAGCGATTGCCGGTCGGAGAGATCGGCGAATTGATCGTGCGCGGAGCGGTCGTGACGGCGAGCTATGCGACACGAACGGAAGCCAACGCGCAAGCGAAAATCACGGACGGTGAGACGTTTTGGCATCGGATGGGAGACACCGGTTATCTCGACGCGCAAGATCGGTTTTGGTTTTGCGGGCGCGTCGCGCATCGAGTGCGCATGGCGACCGGCACTCGCTATACCGATCCGTGCGAAGGAGTGTTCAATCAGCATTCGAGTGTGTTGCGGTCGGCGCTCGTCGGCGTCGGGCCGATCGGCGAGGAGCGGCCGGTGATCGTGTGCGAATTGGTGAAAGGACGGACCGTGCGCACCTCGCGTTTGGAAGCGGAATTGCGCGAGATGGCCCGTAAGAATCCGATCACGTTCGGCATCGTGAACTTTCTGTTTCATCCGGCGCTACCAGTCGATATTCGTCACAACTCGAAAATCTTTCGCGAGAAGTTGGCTGTGTGGGCCGCGGAAAAGTTGGGCGTGCCGCCGAGGGCCGAGCCATGA
- a CDS encoding NAD-dependent epimerase/dehydratase family protein, translated as MKVLVTGATGFLGEYIVEQLRARGDDVRGFCRTPSAALAKLGVETALGDITDRAAVIAACRGMDAVVHTAAIAGIWGPWQDFYATNTLGTRYVVEGCRENSVPRLVYTSSPSVTFDGSPQRGVDESVPYPKRWLAHYPHTKALAEQEVLAAHRPGTLHTCALRPHLIWGPRDRHLIPRLLDRARRGKLKRVGDGMNLVDVIYVENAAAAHLLALDRLSKPGPVGGRAYFLSQGEPVNCWGWINDVLKLAGLPHVRKLVPFRAAYAVGGAMEFAFRVLGKTREEPLMTRFLACQLAMDHYFSLKNAEADLSYHPQVSLHQGMLRLRAWIHK; from the coding sequence ATGAAGGTGCTCGTTACCGGCGCGACCGGATTCTTAGGAGAGTACATCGTCGAGCAACTTCGGGCTCGCGGCGACGACGTGCGCGGATTTTGTCGCACGCCCTCCGCTGCGCTGGCGAAGCTCGGCGTCGAGACGGCGCTCGGCGACATCACCGATCGCGCAGCCGTGATCGCGGCGTGTCGCGGAATGGACGCCGTCGTCCATACGGCGGCGATCGCCGGCATTTGGGGACCGTGGCAAGATTTCTATGCGACGAACACGCTCGGCACTCGCTACGTCGTCGAAGGGTGTCGCGAGAATTCCGTTCCGCGATTGGTTTATACAAGCAGCCCGAGCGTGACGTTCGACGGCTCGCCGCAGCGCGGCGTCGATGAATCGGTTCCGTATCCGAAGCGCTGGCTCGCCCACTATCCGCACACGAAAGCGCTGGCCGAGCAAGAGGTGCTCGCGGCGCATCGGCCGGGCACGTTGCATACCTGCGCGCTCAGGCCGCATCTGATCTGGGGCCCACGCGATCGACACCTGATCCCGCGGCTGCTGGATCGGGCTCGGCGCGGGAAGCTCAAGCGAGTCGGCGATGGAATGAACCTGGTCGACGTGATCTATGTGGAGAACGCCGCCGCGGCTCACCTGCTCGCGCTCGATCGGCTGTCCAAGCCGGGGCCGGTCGGAGGGCGGGCTTATTTCCTTTCGCAAGGGGAACCGGTCAACTGTTGGGGCTGGATCAACGACGTGCTTAAGCTGGCGGGTTTGCCGCACGTGAGGAAGTTGGTCCCGTTTCGTGCGGCGTATGCCGTCGGCGGGGCGATGGAATTCGCGTTCCGAGTGCTCGGTAAAACTCGCGAGGAACCGCTGATGACGCGCTTCCTCGCCTGCCAATTGGCGATGGATCACTACTTCAGCCTTAAAAATGCCGAAGCGGACCTTTCCTATCACCCCCAAGTTTCCTTGCATCAGGGAATGTTGCGACTGCGGGCTTGGATCCATAAATGA
- a CDS encoding beta-ketoacyl-[acyl-carrier-protein] synthase family protein, with the protein MSPGRPDNQRIVITGIGLTSPNGNNLAEFRTSLLAGRSGVTAYDIRYVGPTLAGICNFEETRHQSKKDRKRGTRAGSVGIYCTREAVLDSGLDFANLDKSMIGVYVGITEHGNVETENEVYALKQYDYDVKFWSHHHNPRTVANNPAGEITINMGITGPHYTIGAACAAGNAGLIQGAQMLRLGEVDVALAGGVSESTHTFGIFASFKSQGALASHADPTKASRPFDKARNGIVVAEGGCMYVLERYGDAQRRGAKIYGELVGYAMNSDAGDFVLPSPERQAECVEKALRIAGLEAEQIDIVSTHATGTSGGDVQEAIALRKVFKNNPRTRFNNAKSFIGHAMGAAGALELAGNLPSFQDRAVHATINLDEVDPDCELAGLVKNQPHEGVQVDYILNNSFGMLGINSAVIIKRI; encoded by the coding sequence ATGTCCCCGGGCCGTCCCGACAATCAACGGATTGTGATTACCGGGATCGGGCTGACCTCGCCGAACGGCAACAACTTGGCCGAGTTTCGCACCAGCCTGCTCGCCGGGCGGAGCGGAGTGACCGCGTACGATATCCGCTATGTCGGCCCGACCTTGGCCGGTATTTGCAATTTCGAAGAAACGCGGCACCAATCGAAGAAAGACCGCAAGCGCGGGACGCGCGCCGGGAGCGTCGGCATCTATTGCACGCGCGAAGCGGTGCTCGACTCCGGGCTCGACTTCGCAAACCTCGATAAGTCGATGATCGGCGTCTATGTCGGTATCACGGAGCACGGCAACGTCGAGACCGAGAACGAAGTCTATGCCTTGAAGCAGTACGATTACGACGTGAAATTCTGGTCGCACCATCACAATCCGCGGACCGTGGCGAACAACCCGGCCGGCGAGATCACGATCAACATGGGGATCACCGGCCCGCACTACACGATCGGCGCAGCTTGCGCCGCCGGGAATGCGGGGCTGATCCAAGGGGCCCAGATGCTCCGCCTCGGCGAAGTCGATGTCGCTTTGGCCGGCGGCGTTTCGGAAAGCACGCATACGTTCGGCATCTTCGCCAGCTTCAAAAGCCAAGGGGCTCTGGCTTCCCACGCCGACCCGACCAAAGCCTCGCGCCCGTTCGACAAGGCCCGCAACGGGATCGTCGTCGCCGAAGGGGGCTGCATGTACGTGCTCGAACGCTACGGCGACGCCCAGCGACGCGGAGCGAAGATCTACGGCGAACTCGTCGGCTATGCGATGAACAGCGATGCCGGCGACTTCGTGCTGCCGAGCCCGGAGCGGCAAGCGGAGTGTGTCGAGAAGGCGCTGCGCATCGCGGGCTTGGAAGCCGAGCAGATCGACATCGTCAGCACGCACGCGACGGGAACCTCGGGAGGCGACGTGCAAGAAGCGATCGCGCTCCGAAAGGTGTTTAAGAACAATCCTCGAACAAGGTTCAACAACGCCAAGAGCTTCATCGGCCACGCGATGGGAGCGGCCGGAGCGCTCGAGCTGGCCGGCAACTTGCCCAGCTTTCAAGACCGAGCCGTGCATGCCACGATCAATCTCGACGAGGTCGATCCCGATTGCGAACTTGCCGGTTTGGTGAAAAATCAGCCGCATGAAGGTGTCCAAGTCGACTATATCCTCAATAATTCGTTCGGTATGTTGGGTATCAATTCGGCCGTGATCATCAAACGCATTTAG
- a CDS encoding acyl carrier protein, which translates to MTKDDIKETILDILSDIAPDDDLSNLKDDVAFREQMQLDSMDFLDIVMELRKRYRVQVPEEDYLHLKSMDSTVEYLEPRMRDLQKV; encoded by the coding sequence ATGACCAAAGACGATATCAAGGAAACGATCCTCGACATTCTTTCCGATATTGCGCCGGACGACGACCTTTCCAATCTCAAGGACGACGTTGCCTTCCGCGAGCAGATGCAACTCGACAGCATGGACTTCCTCGACATCGTGATGGAATTGCGGAAGCGTTACCGCGTGCAAGTGCCGGAAGAAGACTACTTGCACCTGAAGAGCATGGACAGCACGGTCGAATATCTCGAGCCTCGGATGCGCGACCTGCAAAAGGTCTGA
- a CDS encoding NAD(P)/FAD-dependent oxidoreductase, whose amino-acid sequence MYDAIIIGAGMSGLAAGIRLAHYEKRVCILERHTTIGGLNSFYRLRGRNYDVGLHAVTNYTAKGSKKGPLARLLRQLRFSWDDFALKQQVGSAIAFPSAKLDFTNDIDVLRAEVARAFPREIDNFERLIGAIPEFDALALETADASAREFVGGIIRDPLLVDMLFCPLMYYGSARENDMDLAQFFIMFRSIFLEGFARPAEGIRPILKQLVRRYKELGGELKLRAGVRRIVHDGGCAIGVELDDGTQLEARQVLSSAGYVETMRLCERAEPEAESEGGQLSFIETMAALDRPPRELGCDKTIVFFSTEDRFHWHRPTELVDLRSGVLCVPDNFQFEEPSSENLVRMTALADFAGWNRLSREDYLREKERWFAALTETSLRFLPDIRPHTVETDMFTPTTVVRYTGHVGGAIYGAPKKRYDGMTFLPNLFLCGTDQGFVGIIGALVSGISMANRHLLQTPAV is encoded by the coding sequence ATGTACGACGCAATCATCATCGGCGCCGGAATGTCCGGGCTCGCAGCGGGGATCAGGCTCGCCCACTATGAGAAGCGGGTCTGCATCCTCGAGCGTCATACGACGATCGGCGGGTTGAACTCGTTCTACCGGCTGCGCGGACGCAACTACGACGTCGGTCTGCACGCCGTAACGAACTACACGGCGAAGGGCTCGAAAAAAGGTCCGCTCGCGCGCTTGCTGCGGCAACTGCGTTTCTCGTGGGACGATTTCGCTTTGAAGCAGCAAGTCGGTTCGGCGATCGCGTTCCCTTCGGCCAAGCTGGACTTCACGAACGACATCGATGTCTTGCGCGCCGAGGTCGCTCGCGCATTTCCGCGCGAGATCGACAACTTCGAGCGCTTGATCGGGGCGATTCCCGAGTTCGATGCGCTGGCGCTGGAGACGGCCGACGCTTCGGCCCGCGAGTTCGTCGGCGGGATCATTCGCGATCCGCTCTTGGTGGACATGCTGTTTTGCCCGCTGATGTATTACGGCAGCGCGCGGGAAAACGACATGGACCTCGCGCAATTCTTCATCATGTTTCGCAGCATTTTTCTCGAAGGCTTCGCGCGCCCCGCCGAAGGAATTCGCCCGATCTTGAAGCAGTTGGTCAGACGCTACAAGGAGCTCGGCGGCGAGCTCAAGCTGCGGGCCGGAGTGCGGCGGATCGTACACGACGGCGGTTGCGCGATCGGCGTCGAGCTCGACGACGGGACGCAACTCGAAGCGCGGCAAGTGTTGTCGAGCGCGGGCTACGTCGAGACGATGCGGCTTTGCGAACGAGCCGAGCCGGAAGCGGAAAGCGAAGGTGGGCAGCTTTCGTTCATCGAAACGATGGCCGCTTTGGATCGCCCGCCGCGCGAGCTTGGCTGCGATAAGACGATCGTCTTCTTCAGCACGGAAGACCGTTTCCACTGGCACCGCCCGACGGAACTCGTCGACCTGCGAAGCGGCGTCTTGTGCGTGCCGGACAATTTTCAGTTCGAAGAGCCGAGCAGCGAGAACCTCGTGCGGATGACGGCGCTCGCCGATTTCGCCGGCTGGAACAGACTGTCTCGTGAGGATTATCTGCGAGAAAAAGAGCGTTGGTTCGCGGCCCTGACCGAGACGTCGCTCCGATTTCTCCCCGATATTCGGCCGCATACGGTCGAAACCGATATGTTTACGCCGACGACGGTCGTGCGCTACACGGGCCATGTGGGCGGAGCGATTTACGGCGCACCCAAAAAGCGGTACGATGGCATGACGTTTCTCCCCAATCTGTTTCTGTGCGGGACCGATCAGGGATTCGTCGGCATCATCGGTGCATTGGTAAGCGGTATCTCGATGGCTAACCGCCATTTGCTGCAAACGCCGGCGGTTTGA
- a CDS encoding FAD-dependent oxidoreductase: MAKDFLKGCRDAYDVVVIGSGLGGLTAANTLAKTGRSVLLLEQHYQLGGMATWFKRAGGHIFDISLHGFPIGMIKSCRRYWTREIADSIVQLKNIKFDNPMFSLSTTFDREDFTRQLVEKFHVPAEQVTAFFDAARSLNFYDDKDQTTGQFFQKFFPGREDVIRLLMEPITYANGSTLEDPAVSYGIVFSNFMSKGVFTFQGGTDRLIGLMKEEMAANAVDLRIRSDVEKIHVRHGKVEGVTVNGRTIACRTIVSNANLRSTIFNLVGAEHFDPSFVDEARAVRLNNSSCQVYVALKPGDPLDESNGDLLFSSTAPAFRTEALLSRDVTSRTYSFYYPRTRPGSDRSLIVSSTNANYADWSGLSREDYEASKVDLIETTLAAMEKYVPNIRERIEHIEASTPKTFEHYTRHLDGASFGTKFEGLAVSRAVPQQVAGLYHAGSVGIIMSGWLGAVNYGVIVANDVDAYLSGSQRSPVETATL; this comes from the coding sequence ATGGCGAAAGATTTTCTTAAAGGCTGCCGCGATGCTTACGATGTCGTCGTCATCGGCAGCGGCCTCGGCGGACTGACCGCCGCCAACACGCTGGCGAAGACCGGCCGCAGCGTCTTGCTGCTCGAGCAGCATTACCAACTCGGCGGCATGGCGACCTGGTTCAAGCGAGCCGGCGGACACATCTTCGACATCTCGCTGCACGGCTTCCCGATCGGCATGATCAAAAGCTGCCGGCGCTATTGGACGCGCGAGATCGCCGACTCGATCGTGCAGCTGAAGAACATCAAGTTCGACAACCCGATGTTCTCGCTTTCGACGACCTTCGACCGCGAGGATTTCACGCGCCAGTTGGTCGAGAAGTTTCATGTGCCGGCCGAGCAGGTCACGGCGTTTTTCGATGCGGCCCGTTCGCTGAACTTTTACGACGACAAAGATCAGACCACCGGACAATTCTTCCAGAAGTTTTTTCCGGGCCGCGAAGACGTGATTCGGCTGTTGATGGAGCCGATCACCTACGCCAACGGCTCGACGTTGGAAGATCCGGCCGTGAGTTACGGCATCGTGTTCTCCAACTTCATGTCGAAGGGAGTCTTCACGTTTCAAGGCGGAACCGATCGCCTCATCGGCCTGATGAAAGAAGAGATGGCCGCGAACGCCGTCGACTTGCGGATTCGCAGCGACGTCGAAAAGATTCACGTTCGCCACGGCAAGGTCGAAGGCGTGACGGTCAACGGCCGGACGATTGCCTGCCGTACGATCGTCTCGAACGCGAACCTGCGCAGCACGATCTTCAACCTCGTCGGGGCCGAGCATTTCGATCCGAGCTTCGTCGACGAGGCCCGCGCCGTTCGCTTGAACAATTCGAGTTGCCAAGTGTATGTGGCGCTCAAGCCGGGCGATCCGCTCGACGAATCGAACGGCGACTTGCTGTTCAGCTCGACGGCACCCGCCTTCCGCACCGAAGCGCTGTTGAGCCGCGACGTGACGAGTCGGACTTACTCGTTCTACTACCCGCGCACTCGGCCCGGCAGCGATCGGTCGCTGATCGTTTCGAGCACCAACGCCAACTACGCCGATTGGTCCGGGCTTTCGCGCGAAGACTACGAAGCGAGCAAAGTCGACCTGATCGAGACGACGCTTGCGGCGATGGAAAAATACGTGCCGAACATTCGCGAGCGGATCGAGCACATCGAAGCCTCGACCCCGAAGACTTTCGAGCACTACACGCGGCATCTCGACGGCGCGAGCTTCGGCACGAAGTTCGAGGGCTTGGCCGTCAGTCGGGCCGTGCCGCAGCAAGTCGCCGGGTTGTATCATGCCGGGAGCGTCGGAATCATCATGTCGGGCTGGCTCGGCGCGGTGAACTACGGTGTGATCGTCGCGAACGACGTCGATGCTTATCTCTCCGGTTCCCAGCGTTCTCCCGTCGAAACAGCGACGCTCTAA
- a CDS encoding beta-hydroxyacyl-ACP dehydratase, which yields MTLAEIKAAIPHREPFLLIDEVVSQDEKHIHCRKTFSGDEYFYQGHYPDFPLTPGVLLCEAGMQAGAVLLSKQAAEVAGKVPVATRIDSVRFKRMIRPGETIDIEVDLVERLGEAYFMKAKISCGREVAARFDFACTMAAPR from the coding sequence ATGACGCTCGCCGAAATCAAAGCCGCGATTCCGCACCGCGAGCCGTTTTTGCTGATCGACGAAGTGGTGTCGCAAGACGAAAAGCACATTCATTGCCGTAAGACCTTCAGCGGTGACGAATACTTCTATCAGGGTCATTATCCGGACTTTCCCCTGACGCCCGGCGTGCTGCTGTGCGAGGCCGGAATGCAGGCCGGAGCGGTTTTATTGTCGAAACAGGCCGCCGAGGTTGCCGGCAAGGTTCCGGTCGCCACCCGGATCGATTCCGTCCGATTTAAGCGGATGATTCGGCCGGGAGAAACGATTGATATCGAAGTTGACCTCGTCGAACGGCTCGGCGAAGCTTATTTTATGAAGGCTAAGATTTCCTGCGGTCGCGAAGTTGCGGCCCGTTTCGATTTCGCCTGCACGATGGCTGCGCCTCGCTAG